CGGCTTCGacatccaccaccggtcctcCGACCCGGTCAGGGCGATGCTGGGCGGCGCCGGCGAGGACGAGCTGCCCGAGAGGGGGAGCCCCGGGTACTACGCCGCCATGGCCCACCGCGACCGGCTGGTCCAcggccgccgcctcgccgcGGCGGACGACCGGGCGCCGATCACTTTCGACGCCGGGAACGCGACCTACCGGCTCAACGCGTTTGGCTTGTACGTGTTTtcgttcctctctctctctctctctctctcatttatgTTCTTGTCGTTGTAGTCTGGCGCTGCATTAGTTGTAGCTCCGTAGTACGTGAGTGAGAAGCGATGAGGTTCTAGCTGATGAACTGAGTGTGCAACGGATTCCTTTTTTAGCTTACAACCGTCCAAGAATAGTATGGTGGAATTTTCAGTTTATTTCGATCTTCTTTTACATCTGAAGCTTGCCCTTTTTGTGGTGAATTTTGTGGGGAATCATACACCATTAGCTGCCTTCAATATCAAGTTATCAATCGAGTGCGTGGCTTAACGACTGCTAAACGGCGGCACTGATCAGAAATATCTTTTACCTCAAGCGAGTTCTTCTGTGGGATCCGTGAATGATAACCATGGTCTGGAATTTTAAGCTTAGATTGGTTGCTGATGATGAGTAGTCTGGATGGGAAGATGGAAGAGGTGGAGATTACCTTCTCTTTGTCTGGGTGCTTTGCTGTTGAGTTTGAGTGCGGGAAATTGGATCATACCTTTGATAATCAGctcaaatttttctctcttcagatAAATTGCCTTTTAGGTGCGGGGCGGGGCAGGGCAAAATCCTGTACGCTTTTTCGGTTAAACATATGTCCTCTCATTTTGTTTCTGTATAATGCGaggattctcttttttttgggtcgagaTTTTCCACTTGCCTTCTAAAGTGGATTTTTCCCGAAGTCTCCGCAGGAAGGTTTTCCTTGTTCTGTTTTTATAGCTACCAGCCTAAGTAGGGGATGCTGATGTTTAATGtctttgaaatttggatattagCTGAGAATTGTTACTCACAGTGCTTTCTGCATTTGCAGTTTGCACTACGCAAATGTCTCTATTGGGACGCCAAGTTTATCATTTTTGGTGGCACTAGACACTGGGAGTGACCTGTTCTGGATACCCTGTGATTGTATTAGTTGCGTGCGGGGATTGAGGTTACCAGACGGACAGGTATATGCTGTTATGTCCTGTTCATTTTGTTGCTTCGAATTTCTGTGGgaagtttccttttcttttcttctctgaaAAAGCAGTTCTTCCTGTCTTCTAGAATGATCTTTGTGGATTCTAATGTTACTTTATTTTGGTTTTCGAACTTGCTATCATTTTGCTGTTTGCGTCAATTTGTTCTATATGTCCTTTTCAAAAGATTGCCATTTTTGATTTCGACTAATTATGTATAACTAATCTTTCCTGGCTGAAAATCATGTCGAACATCATTCCAAAGGAGGTCTTTGAATGCTATATGAAGTAAAGCTTTCTGAAGGTACTATTTTATTGATTTGAGCAAGActtgtttacaaaaatatttttttgtcaagcAGGAAATAGATTTCAATATCTACAGCCCTGATGCATCATCATCGAGTACAGTAGTTCCCTGTAGTGGCAGTTGCAGGAAGCAATTCAAATGCTCTGCCACTTACAACCAATGTCCTTATCAAGTTGTTTATGTCTCTAATGGTACTTCATCTACCGGGATTTTGGTTGAAGATGTATTGCATATGACAACAGACAGCAATCAATCAAAAGTAGTCACTGCTCAGATAACGTTTGGGTATGTATTTGCTAGCTCTTTGGTATAACATGGCGGTCTTTTATAACTTGATCACACGATATCAGCATTCGAAGGTTAAGAGTGAAGTCACAGTTACCAACTTCTATTGCtactaaattttttcaaatgaacaAGGTAGTGTGAACTTTTAACGAAAATAAGAGATGGGAAGATGAGTATTTGCTGGTTTCTAAGTGCTAATACGGTTTATGAATGCTGCACTAACTTGAATTTATCAATATTTACTTGTCAAATGGCCTTTCTATCTCTTTCTTCGGACTTTTTGTGCATATGCGTGTCTGAAGTTCTTTGGCTGGTTATATTCTATACAATGTCGCTGATCAAGTAAGGCTGTCCCTTGCAGATGTGGTCGTATTCAAACTGGTTCCTTTTTGGAAGGTGGTGCACCGAATGGTCTATTTGGTCTTGGCATGAACAACGTATCAGTTCCTAGCCTTTTAGCTAAAGATGGGCTTGCAGCGAATTCATTTTCTATGTGCTTTGGGCATGACGGCATTGGGAGAATTAGTTTTGGAGGCAAAGGCAGCTCAAACCAAGGGGAAACACCATTTATTGTTAATCAGTCACAGTAAGAGTCATGCTTTTCACTGTATAAAGCTAGTGGCACAATTGCTACATTTTGCAGGGGGAGTTTATATATTCTGTTTTCTTGACTGCAACTTTTAACTGTTTTGCTTTTATGTTTTGCCAGTCCAAGTTACAATATTACTGTCACACAAGTCATCGTGGGAGAAGAAATTCGTGATCTTGAATTTAGTGCTATTTTTGACTCTGGAACCTCATTTACATACTTGAATGACCCAGCTTACACCCTCATTTCCAAGACTGTAAGTTAATGGAGACATTACCTGatgtttaattcttttttcttttcttttttttgtcaaaatatctgATGTTTAATTCAAACATCTAATTTCTTTGCCTTAATGCTTGAATTATCTGCAGTTTGACTCCAGTGTCCAAGAGAAAAGGCATCTTTCAGATTCGACTATTCCTTTTGAATATTGTTACAACATAAGGTTATCCTCTCCAGGAGCTTGAAGTTATATTTTTCCAGTTCTTTCTAGATAAACGACAGACCTTTATTACAGAAACATCAAAGCAGGAGACCTCTACCTCTCCATTAGATTATGGTTTTTTCAATTACTTCTCTTAAATGTGCTGATTcttgatatatattgtatttatACAGCAAAAATCGAAGCCTCTCTCATGTTCCTGTGTTGAACCTGACGATGAAAGGTGGAGATAACTTTCATGTTACTGAACCTGTAGAGTTGATCCCTGTGCTGGTAAGACTTTTTGTCATTGCCCATTGCCAGCAGCACGGTGCTAATAATGTCCTGTTTTACAGGGTGGATATGTCTATTGCCTGGCTGTGGTGAAAAGCGGCAATGTAAATATAATTGGACGTGAGTATTCCTGACATAAATAATACCGATAATGCTATTTAGGGAAGCTGCAtttacaaaacattttattagcATTCTCTTTCAGCAATATTATTCACCTATTATTAATAGGGATTAtcggttcctagttccaaaCTGGTTGATAAAACTGGTCACTATTTTTTTCATgttaaatgattaaaaaaaaaaaaaaagtatatgtagccagtccggtccggttcccctTTCAAATTGGGAACCGGATCGCCTAGACATTGGTGCCACTTTTAAGAACCAGGAACCAAACCGACAGTCCCGAGAAACGGACCAACCGGCCAGTTCAGTCTAGCCCAGGTGGTTCCTGGTTCTAGCGGTCCATTTTGCACATTCCTAGTTATTAAGAGCTGAGAGTTCTGGAAATTCAATGCCATATAAGGAAAATTCTGCatgtatgataaaaaaaattgatacttCTGACTTTTGTTTACTAAGTAGGCCGTCATATTGAAACATACATCGAGACAAAATTATACCAAACACTGGTTAATCACTCTCTCAAAAATCTATTCTTGCTTTTGAGACTTAGGACTTGACAAATATAGTGTGAAGTTCAAGGCAGTTTTTGGCCCCATCTATTCATTACTTACTGTATTACCATGAACCTCAGTCTTTACTTTTCCCATTTCATTGGAAGTTTGACCATGTTAGAACTTAACCCCAATGCCTTGTAAGGCTGTGGGAAAGCAAGGATATGATAGTAAAATATCTACTGTGAGAGTCAGCTACACGATGGACCATGTTCATATGGATGGCAACATTAATGAAAGTTTTCACTCAGATATTTCCTGGATAAATAAGTGAATAAGCAGCCTGTGTGCATGCACGCAGACAACCTTTTGTGCATCTACCTTTTCAGTAAGAACTGTAAGGTTGTGGAGTGATTGGTTAAAGAAACCACGATGTTTGCAGTTCCAATGCTTTTAATAGCTGTTATGAGAGATTGTTGTTTCCACATTGAGCTATTCTGGCACTGACAATTCAGTTTACTTCTCAGAAAACTTCATGACCGGCTATCGTGTAGTTTTTGATCGTGAAAGGATGGTACTTGGTTGGAAGCCCTCCAACTGTGAGTAACTCTGCTCGACCTATGAAAACATTCAATCACATATCTTGTTGACATTTTGGAGTTTTAACAATTTTGTTTCCAGGCTATGAAGTGAATGACGCATCGATGTTGCCTGTTGACCCAAAAAACACCACCCCTATTGCTCCTGTTGCCTTCAATCCAGAAGCCACTTCAAGTAGCGGCAATGGTAACAATTCAGCGGTGCCGCCGCCTGTGTTCAGTTATTCATGGCATTTGCATCCTTCTACATGCGTATTAATCActcttgtttttccatttttggccattttttgaTTCTTTTCCATTCCGAGGCCTTACTCGATTCCTAGAGGATTACTTATTCAGGGGCATACTGTCTTAGGTAGAAACAACAATTCAGGTAAACTATATTAACTTCCACTTCTAGGATCCAATAGCAGAGCTgttgtgtgtatatatatgtattcaTCTATTAGTAATAAGCAAGATGAGATTGTCACAGCGTTTTGTGGTTAAGGATTGCCGTTGTTAATTTAGGTTTTTGGATGAGTTGTTTTGTTATCTAAATGATATGATGTTCAGAAATGTGACTGAGACATGGTTTTCTTGCGTCATTCTGTTCTGTTGTGGCGTAAAACCGCACAGATCTGCAGCCCAGCAGTTCACTAGCCGTAGTCGATACTTAAGTCATTTCTCTCAGAACAGTTGTGGCAATCATCCGAAAGTTACCAAACGCTGTTGTCAATCATGCCCAGATGTCGCCAATTTCAGATATTTCAACACCGTTGTTCTCTAAAACCTTGCAGTTGCATAAATTTCTAGCTGCTTGAAGAGATTCATTTTCATAACAAAAAAGATACTAATCACGTGGCAAAATTACTAACTAACAAAAAGTACGCGTATTTAATACGCGAGATGTTTCTAACCTCAGTAAAAGTAATGCTATGTGGTATATCAAGAAGGCGTTGGTTGGATGGCAAGAGAGTTGGCTTGCTGATCTCCTCGTGGTTCATCCTGTTCAAGTCTTGTTAGAAGTAATGTTTTTAAATTCGGATCGAGCAATGAGCCAGCTTGGCTTCCAGTTCCCGGTTTAACCGGTTCGACCACTTAGAGAGacaatttacaaaaaataaacacTCTATTTCTGGCCTCTCTCCTTTTGTTATTCTAAAAGGAAAGTTTCAAAAATCAACCCCAAGTTCCGTCCTCATATCAATTTACATCCTCACTTTTGTTAAACTTCAGAATGCATGTGCTATTAGTTGAAGTTGGCTGACTGCGGTTGCCGTGGTCGAGAAATTTGCTGAAATGAGAATTCTACTCCGACAGTGCCCCTATGTCGTATTTTCTCAAAGCAGGCCCCCATTAAATCAGAATAATTCCCCGGAAAATGTTGTTACCAGTCAATACAACTTcgatcatgtttttttttttctcctctaaTTTAAGCAACCTTCTGGGTCAATTTTCACCACGTAAATTCTGGTTATTTGGCAAAATATATCCAATCTAGGAGTATTTTCTTGACTAAAAAGGAATGTAAAATCAAGTAAAACATTGCCTAATATAGAAAAATTCGTAACATATATTGAGAAAACTCGAATGGTACCGTGTGCTTTGAATCCCGGTCCATCCGTTTGAAGTGGTCAGTTCGGGGTTGTGTTTAAAAATACTGATCAGGAGCATTTTATGAGtaaaaactgctcacgtaccAGGTCAAGGGGAGAAATGCACCTTTGGAATTGCTAGACAAGTCGAAATACGTGAAAGCTAGCTTGAATATCGCAACCGAAAAAGTTAAGGCTATATAATATCATACTAGcaagttcaattttttaatacaaataacaagtgaataaattataaattaataccAAGTCGAAAGTTATTATCTCTAACAATGTTACTAACagtttttcttcaaacaaacaaatggagcctaaaaAGTGCAAAGTCTAAAGTAAAGTTATAGAGAAGACGTCCTACTCAAATCAAAACTGCGGATGCCGATTCTCTTATTAATTGATAGGGGattgtcaaagaaaaagaaaagtaagaacAGAAGAAGAGACAACTCGGAACACGAAACGATGGAATACGACACCATTTCAATGATGGCCCTCTGGTCTggcaaaaaggaacaaaaaatgaaatgaccCTGTTGGCTTGACTTGAAGAAGTACAATGATGAAGCTGAGAATGATACAAGAATGTGTAGCCAGAGACGGCATGGAAGCCAGAAATAACACAAGCCTTCTGATCTTTCTGCACATTTACCGCACAAGACTATTCGAAGGTTCTCCAAAGCTTGAGAAGCACCGCGTAGAACCATGTTTCTATGCAGCGGAGGTTACCACAGACTGTCGTTTAAAAAACTCTTCTATGTTAATTTCTATcaaaaactcatttttctatGTCGACTGCAGTAATCTTGATACTCAGTGttccccttttctttcatgTCTTCTAGACTGAACTTTGTCTACTTTCTTCAAGGACTTGCTGTTGAAAGGTAAACGAACTTGCTTGGATTTCATCTTGAGTGATCTCACTAATGAAGACAACTCGTGCTTCTCTTTCCTTGGGGGCAACACATCCGACTTCAGAAGCTCACCTTTCTCACTGTGCAGGTCATCGGGTGGTAAGTCAATGTTGGCCACATCTTTCTTAGAATCTTTCTTCACAGACTCTGGACGATCGCCCTTCTGCTGTCTCTGTGCAACCTGCCGAGCATAAGCCGCGCTCCTGCAACAAGCAAAACAGCAACTATGAACACCTACAGAAGCTGTTAATGAATCAAGCAGCTCATTCCAGTTGAAGATAAAACTCTCACTTGCTAAGACTAAATGTAAGATGGAACTACACTATCATCAGGATTTAACTGTGTCGATCATGAATAGTCCTGCCTGCATGAATTCCCTATCCCCAAGGAACGACAACTAGCGAGATACGACTTCAAATTAAGCCTATCCTACACAACTGAATCCTGTTCAATGTATTTATGAGGGAGATACCTCTTGAATTGTGGATCAGTGGGGTCCAAAGCAAAGAGTGGTGAAGTGAAAAGAGCAGAAAACCGGGAATCGCTATAATCAACAGTTGGTATTTTGTCTTCATCTGCCATTTGATTTCCCTTCTTCCCTTTGGCCTTTTTAGTTTTGATTTTATACCCCTTGGGTCCAGTATCAGCCCCATTCTCATCAGCAAGCAACAGCTCAAGCTCAGCTCTGCTTGCTTCTCCTTCCCCATCTACATCTTGGAACTCGTTCTCTGCCTTATTATTCTTCTCATGAGTtccctttttacttttcttagcTGAAGGCTCTTCAACAAAAAAGTCATCCACTTGATCAACTCCATCCTCATCAGTGTCGCTGCTCTCATCATCGGATGAATTCTTGGCCTTGTTCTTCCTAGCGTTCTTCTTCTCACGGCTTTTTCTGAGGTGCGCCTCCCAAACTGTTTCAGATTTCTTATCTTTCTTCTCTAAAAGGCGTTTGCTTAAATCTTCTAAGCCAGTATTAAAAGTTATTTCCATATCCTTGTTCTCGTCCTCCCCATCTCCATCAGAGCCATCACCTCCCTCGAGTAAAGCACGGTACTTATC
Above is a window of Eucalyptus grandis isolate ANBG69807.140 chromosome 9, ASM1654582v1, whole genome shotgun sequence DNA encoding:
- the LOC104419625 gene encoding aspartyl protease family protein 1, whose amino-acid sequence is MASAAAAAAARGRGRLCCSSFFVLADLAFCYCLIAACLCVCGCDGAAAATFGFDIHHRSSDPVRAMLGGAGEDELPERGSPGYYAAMAHRDRLVHGRRLAAADDRAPITFDAGNATYRLNAFGFLHYANVSIGTPSLSFLVALDTGSDLFWIPCDCISCVRGLRLPDGQEIDFNIYSPDASSSSTVVPCSGSCRKQFKCSATYNQCPYQVVYVSNGTSSTGILVEDVLHMTTDSNQSKVVTAQITFGCGRIQTGSFLEGGAPNGLFGLGMNNVSVPSLLAKDGLAANSFSMCFGHDGIGRISFGGKGSSNQGETPFIVNQSHPSYNITVTQVIVGEEIRDLEFSAIFDSGTSFTYLNDPAYTLISKTFDSSVQEKRHLSDSTIPFEYCYNISKNRSLSHVPVLNLTMKGGDNFHVTEPVELIPVLGGYVYCLAVVKSGNVNIIGQNFMTGYRVVFDRERMVLGWKPSNCYEVNDASMLPVDPKNTTPIAPVAFNPEATSSSGNGNNSAVPPPVFSYSWHLHPSTCVLITLVFPFLAIF